TCCTAGGAATACaagaaaaattgaattaaataaatgaggAAGCTTCACAGTTTCTTTAAGTCTTCCTGGTTGTAAAGAATGCTATGAGAGATTCATTTGACATCCATTTCAATTCTTTACTTTATCTTATAGTACTTGTGTCATATATGAATACTTGGATATGGGTATAACACTTGGAGTCTTGGACATTTTGAAGGCATTTTTGAATCAGTGGAAGACTTTGAAAGTTTCAAAAAgagtcaactcaactcaattaagcctttatcccaaaaatttggggtcggctatatggattctctttctccactctaaacgattttgagttaaatcctcggaaacctgtaatacttttaggtcatgttatattactctcctccaagtcagtttaggtctaccccttctttttttctatcctctaccctaatgtgctctacttgtctaactagagcctccgtatgtctacgcttcatatgaccaaacaGCCTCAATCTCccctctctcaacttatcctcaattggtatcactcctaccttttctctaatactctcattacggactttatctagtctagtatgtctactcatccaccttaacattctcatctccgcaactcttattttagacacatacgactctttcagtgtccaacactcactaccatataacatggttggtcgtatggctgtacggtaaaattttcctttcaacttattgggaatcttgcgatcacataaaactcctatggcgcgtctccacttcaaccatccggctttaatcctatgactaatatcctcctcacatgtcctatctacttgaaggactgagccgagatatgaAAGTTTAATAAGTAGTTGAGATCAACAAGGATCCATGCCACAAGAATGTGACTAAATTTTATATTGCTTGCCATCTAGTACAACTGTGCTCATTTTAGCTTAGGACCAGCCAAAGTACAAATCTTTTATGTAGCTCTAAAATGAGCACAACAGGGGTACATATAACTGATCCCAACTTGATTGGAATTTGGAACAAGTCGAGTCATAGCCAAGTTTGACTTTTGAACAAATTATCTTTATTGTTCAAATTTATCGCATAGCCAAGTAACACACTCGCATGCTAACACTTGTGGAATTATCTATTTTGATGGCTATGCTACTCTAATTCCAACTTCTTACTGCTACCACATGGTTTTTATTTCATAGTAGCAGGTACTCAATGGCTTGAAATGGTTAAGCCGTTAAGGAAGCAAAATCGGGTTACCCAAAAGGATACTTTGAGAATTTCGTGCATAAATCTTATTTGTTGACTTGTTTTCTTCTGTTAGACTACCAACTAGGTCAGACCCAAAATGTTCATGTTGATATTTTCTCACATGGAGAGTTCCCctgattttcttttctctttatccACATATATTACTTGTTTGTAAAGAGATGTATGATAGACACTACTTCTAGGTTATGCTAACTCGTGCCTTACACTTCTAAGCAGAGGTGAAGACAGTAAGACACCAAGTGAAGTTGATAGTGAATTGTTGTATCAGATGCATCAAATATTAAGCTTTCATAGCTGTGTTTTTGAAATACGTAACTCCTATATTCAATTGCTGTAATTTGGGAACCTAAATTGACAGTCTTCAACTGATTGATCCTATCATGAAACTTGCTTAAAGATTCACTTGCTAGATAATTGCTTGAATAAATTAATAGTAGAGTGACATGTTCTCTAGTTTGAATCTGAAATTTTTTTCATTCCGCCATCAATTTTGATTTTAGGAGTTAGCTCTGGACCCATACGCCAATGTTGTTGGACTATGCAGGTCTCCTGTCTTATTGTTAAACTTGTTTTGAGGAACAATGCTCTAACTACATTACATGGGCTTGGAAATTTGAAGTCACTCGAAGGGCTTGATGTTTCCTACAATATTATTTCCAATTTTTCGGAGCTTGAGTTCCTTGCAAGCCTCCCATCTCTACAGAATTTGTGGTTGGAAGGAAATCCATTGTGTTGTGCCAGATGGTATCGTGCACAAGTATTCAGCTATTTTGCTTATATAGATACAGTAAGTGATGGCCTCTATTATTAATTCTTCGTTTGAACTTGTAGGATTCTACTCAGACTCGGAGAGTTGTTATTTCTTGTCAATTAGAGTATGGTATCTGAATGGTGCATTATGTTACTTGATTATAAATTCTACATTCCTACTAAACCTACAACTTTCTCTACCATTTCCTGTTATGTGGCTTCTTAGTTGAAGTTGGATGACAAAGAAATCAGCACAAGAGAGTTTTGGAAGAGGCAAATTATAATTGCCAGCAGGCAGAAGCGACCTTCCAGCTATGGATTTTATTCTCCTGCAAAAGATGATGCTGAAGGAGAGGGTAACATCATCAGAAAAAGGGTAGGTGATTTTACCAGAGTTCAGATTTCGGGGAATATACTTTTTGGTTCTCAATTTCTAATGGCATAGTTTGACCCCACTGTTAAATACTGTGCATATCTTTGTTTTGGTCAATTCCAATGTTGCTATTTATCTATATGGTTGCGACATCCCTTGCAGAGAAAAGTATCTCGACTTGCTGCGATTGAAAGTGAAGACGAGAGCATATACTTTTCTTCTGACCAGGAGTCACCATCATGTGATAATGATATTCAAAGCAAAGAGGAGAACGTCTTGTCTGATGATGAAGCTGAAATAGTTGATTTGATTAACAGAGTTGAACTCATGAAGAGAGAGGATTCTACTCTTTGGTTGCGGGAATTTAAAGAGTGGATGGATCATGAATCTGAGAATTCTGTGGATGGGGGTACGCATGGCAGGGCCACATTGTATCATATGAAGGAAAATCACCTGAAAAATAAGATGAACCAGAAGCATCATGGTGAAAGTTCAAGATATGCCTTGAATTCTTTTCATGCCTCAGGAAATGAAAGTAGTACAAATGGCTTGGAATCTGATGCTTCCTTTGTGGATATGCCTTTACCAGGCATGGTAGGACCAAGACAGAAGTATAAAATATCTGATTCACATGAAGGTTTAATCATACAAGGAGACCATAGAGTTATTAAAAATGGCAGATTATCACCATTGACTGCCATAGATGATACAACAGAGTCTCATTCCTCCTCTGCTCATCCTGGGTCCCCTCCCCATTATCAGGTGGACATTCTGCATCGGCGTCACAATTTAGTGGAAGAAATTTTGCAGCTATCTGCTGAGTCCTATTCAGTGGCTTCTTCTGATAGTGATACCAGCTACAGTGAAGATGATATATGTGATTATGGGCATGTAGTACATGAAGATCGATCACAGAATGAAGAATACTTGAATTTTAGTATTGGAGTGCACTCATCTTCAAATCTCTATGATGAAAATCTTTATGATCAGAAATATGGAATTCATCATTTAAGGGATAATGAAAGGTTTTTAAATTCAAATGGACTTGATTTTCCTGCTGTTCCTAGTGGTGGTGAAATTGCTCAATTTGCTGATGAAGAGGCGGATTGGGTGGAGAAGACAAAAAGTAAAAGGAAACTGAGAAGAAGAATTATTTCACTATCAGAGAATGGGGTTGACAAGACAGGGACATCAGAAAGACCAAGTGTTGAAAAGGATACTTATGAAACTGATGAAGATGAGCAAAGGAAGCAAATTGTTGATACCAGCAATTCTCATGACATTATTGATAAGAAAAAGTTGCAGAAAAATGCAATTAAAACTCCAGCAGTTGCAAATATTGGTAGAGTTTCCGATGATTTTATTGAGAAGTATTTTAATGCAAATGTTGCAGATTCCAGAATTAATGAGACCTGTAGGCATTATCTGCATTGTGATTGTGTAATTGAGCCGGAATCCTTGTACAGAGAAAGGTAAATATACTCTAATCACATGAAAATGAATGAATGTATATTTTCTCCTTTTTCTTTTAACTTTTAAACATAGTCATTCTCCTTAATTCTATACTAGTTATAATATTGGAGTTGGTATGTTGTCACTTGCACCCTCTCTTTCACCCGTATTTTCTAAGTTTTTCTCAACTAAAATTGGTATTGATTTTCATCTCTATACTTGAGTTTTCTGAATTTGATGGGTTAGTCTTATTTGGACCATCCTAAATATCTGATGCATGCTTGGTAAATAGTAATTGGCAAGTGCATTTACTTTCTTCTGTGTTCGTCATTGATTTGTTATCTGCTCTAGAAGCTCTAAATTAAGCAAGTTGTTGTAAAGGTATATTTATATTATTGTCTTCATTTTCCATTTTGTTGTTGATGATAATACATTTCTTTTGCTTTTATCTGATTGAGCTTATAATTCAGTAGTAATGTTGATATGTTAAAAGAGTCATTTCACAACTGCCACTAGTTTGAATGAATAAAGCAGAAGATAGGACCAGACAATGGTAAAATTGACAAAGGTTGCATGTTTCTGGTGCCTGTTTTACCGTCTAGTTTATAGTGATACCATCCGCATCACTAAAGGGGTGCTTTATACCTTATTTTAACTTCATTAACAATCAGTTAATACAGTAACTAAGTTGCAAGTAAGAGCTGTATTTTCACCTATGCATTTATCTAGATTGCACCTTCCAAGCTTGGGCTTTGTATACTCATTTTGTGGTACAACCATGGCCTTAAAGAGGTTTTTATGTGCAGTTTGCAGCccttttgttattatttttctgtTCATTGAATTGGGCTATTTCTGATTCAATTGTTTTATTTGTCCATTGGTTCTCTATGTAAAACAAAACAATTTCGATGTTTGATTTTGATATTTAACACTAACAGTTGTATTGCAACTTTCTGCATTTGTATTCCAAATTCCTTTTTTTGTTGCATGCAGAGAAGTAGCTTTATTGCTGAGCAGTGCAAACAAGTTGTATGTACTACTAGTTGGTGTAGCATTTGATGGGTCAGGTTAGTTGTTATCAAGTCATTTTGAGGAGACCTACTTCTCATTCACTGTCTTCTGATGGTTATGAGGAAATTTAATTACCCTGGTTTCAACTTTGTGAGTTTGGAAATTTTGCAGGAAATATTTTGAGTTTGCTGGGTTGGCACAAGGTTGAAGATGTTAAAGAAGTTTTGGTTGGTGTAGGACTTCAGGTCATGAGGTTAGTGATTTCTGGTATTGTCTGCAATTATTTTACTGGACATTTTTGTAAAACTGTTTGGCAATCTTTTGTTGGATAGGGTGTACATTGAGAGGGGAGCAACCTACCTGTTTCTAACAAGGAGCATTGAGAAATCAAAGCAATT
Above is a genomic segment from Hevea brasiliensis isolate MT/VB/25A 57/8 chromosome 17, ASM3005281v1, whole genome shotgun sequence containing:
- the LOC110644217 gene encoding uncharacterized protein LOC110644217 isoform X2, whose translation is MAIVTGDRYLEKLVHFVEHQAGPLIEGSLVLKLNPAGLHYVQSRLEALHELENLLSGAPVDYLRAYVSDLGDHRALEQLRRILRLLTSLQVVSVLPPPVRDPTPLSLLPFGRLKVLELRGCDLSTSAARGLLELRHTLEKIICHNSTDALRHVFASRIAEIKDSPQWNRLSFVSCAFNRLVLMDESLQLLPVVETLDLSRNKFAKVDNLRKCTKLKHLDLGFNHLRTITPFSEVSCLIVKLVLRNNALTTLHGLGNLKSLEGLDVSYNIISNFSELEFLASLPSLQNLWLEGNPLCCARWYRAQVFSYFAYIDTLKLDDKEISTREFWKRQIIIASRQKRPSSYGFYSPAKDDAEGEGNIIRKRRKVSRLAAIESEDESIYFSSDQESPSCDNDIQSKEENVLSDDEAEIVDLINRVELMKREDSTLWLREFKEWMDHESENSVDGGTHGRATLYHMKENHLKNKMNQKHHGESSRYALNSFHASGNESSTNGLESDASFVDMPLPGMVGPRQKYKISDSHEGLIIQGDHRVIKNGRLSPLTAIDDTTESHSSSAHPGSPPHYQVDILHRRHNLVEEILQLSAESYSVASSDSDTSYSEDDICDYGHVVHEDRSQNEEYLNFSIGVHSSSNLYDENLYDQKYGIHHLRDNERFLNSNGLDFPAVPSGGEIAQFADEEADWVEKTKSKRKLRRRIISLSENGVDKTGTSERPSVEKDTYETDEDEQRKQIVDTSNSHDIIDKKKLQKNAIKTPAVANIGRVSDDFIEKYFNANVADSRINETCRHYLHCDCVIEPESLYREREVALLLSSANKLYVLLVGVAFDGSGNILSLLGWHKVEDVKEVLVGVGLQVMRVYIERGATYLFLTRSIEKSKQLLCTLQIFGPFAMNDKCILRRFRLSCLRNKYAEVQK
- the LOC110644217 gene encoding uncharacterized protein LOC110644217 isoform X1, with amino-acid sequence MAIVTGDRYLEKLVHFVEHQAGPLIEGSLVLKLNPAGLHYVQSRLEALHELENLLSGAPVDYLRAYVSDLGDHRALEQLRRILRLLTSLQVVSVLPPPVRDPTPLSLLPFGRLKVLELRGCDLSTSAARGLLELRHTLEKIICHNSTDALRHVFASRIAEIKDSPQWNRLSFVSCAFNRLVLMDESLQLLPVVETLDLSRNKFAKVDNLRKCTKLKHLDLGFNHLRTITPFSEVSCLIVKLVLRNNALTTLHGLGNLKSLEGLDVSYNIISNFSELEFLASLPSLQNLWLEGNPLCCARWYRAQVFSYFAYIDTLKLDDKEISTREFWKRQIIIASRQKRPSSYGFYSPAKDDAEGEGNIIRKRRKVSRLAAIESEDESIYFSSDQESPSCDNDIQSKEENVLSDDEAEIVDLINRVELMKREDSTLWLREFKEWMDHESENSVDGGTHGRATLYHMKENHLKNKMNQKHHGESSRYALNSFHASGNESSTNGLESDASFVDMPLPGMVGPRQKYKISDSHEGLIIQGDHRVIKNGRLSPLTAIDDTTESHSSSAHPGSPPHYQVDILHRRHNLVEEILQLSAESYSVASSDSDTSYSEDDICDYGHVVHEDRSQNEEYLNFSIGVHSSSNLYDENLYDQKYGIHHLRDNERFLNSNGLDFPAVPSGGEIAQFADEEADWVEKTKSKRKLRRRIISLSENGVDKTGTSERPSVEKDTYETDEDEQRKQIVDTSNSHDIIDKKKLQKNAIKTPAVANIGRVSDDFIEKYFNANVADSRINETCRHYLHCDCVIEPESLYREREVALLLSSANKLYVLLVGVAFDGSGNILSLLGWHKVEDVKEVLVGVGLQVMRVYIERGATYLFLTRSIEKSKQLLCTLQIFGPFAMNDKCILRSLEQVQVELFEKQICGGSKISIFQYAMVLFRHKDEEESWLSRSLFVSGAHVFVCVEELKQFTFPSVDASSSPYFSLDWCCCISDVSELVIENKESPCVTLILEHATTKFCFSSKADEYATIDKENTASSLIGKLKWFSEESLFNFVALLKAIHSGIKTSPLLITRLS